In Setaria viridis chromosome 5, Setaria_viridis_v4.0, whole genome shotgun sequence, the genomic stretch CCCCCGCGGCCAACGAGGACGCGGTGGACCCGGACGACGAGAAGGCGGAGAAGGAGGACGTGGAGGCGGTCCCCGAGGAGCTTGCGGTGAAGATGGCCGACGTGAACGTCGAGGCCTCGCAGCTGCTGCTGGACTCCGTCTCcgaaaccgccgccgccgccgccgctagggttagggtttcttgCCCCGGCGACCCGGCCTCCGAATCCACCGCCCCATCCGCCGTCGgaggtgccggcgccgccgctgccgccgccggcggcgagggcttcttcttcttcttgcccttcttcttggaCGAGGACGGTTTCATCGCGCCGGTAGCCGTAGCCGCCCCTTCGCCCTCCTCGCCTTTCCCCTATTCTCTCCGTGTTGGCGTCGCTCCGAGAGGGGGGTTTGCTGACTGCGATTTCGATTTCGCAATTTTTTCAGTCGTGGGGGAGATGGGGGGAGGAGACAAAAgagaaggcgaggaggaggagccacgCGGACtcgcgggcgacggcggggcgtGGTGGGCCCTCCTGGAACGCTCCCACCCGATGCCATGTGGGGCACGCGATGCTCGGGACCCACCTGTCATTGGGACCCTCCGGTGCCGACGGATGGATGCGGTTGGCGGGGGACTTGCGTTTACTCCGAGATACTGGTGGGTGGGGTCGGCCGGCGAGACAGTGGGTCCCGCACCGGCTGTATACTGTGAAGTGGAGAGGATCAGATCGTGTGGCACGGTGGCAACGAGAATCCCGGTGACAAGTTACATTATCTTTTCCAAGGTAACCAGAAAGCCGTGGATCAAAATTAGCCCTCAAACCACGGTCAGCATGCTGACAAAGATAATCATTATCCCGTTACTTTTCCCTCTCTTTCAGATTCATGCACTTTGGAAAAATGTTAATCCCTTCTACCGAGGCAGACTTTAGAAAACATGATAAGGTGtacatctaaaattttagcaacaaAGCTATCAATTTGTTTGGGAAGGCTACTACAAAACAATAAAGCAGGTTAACTATACTATACAGTGGACATTGGTGTCGCTCAACTCCATATCTCATCATCCAGATCTTACCATACCTGATTGAGGCGCGTACCAATACTTTCTGTCTGTGCTAGTTATAAGCATAGCTGTTAAAACCATGATTTTTGTGTTTTGATTTTTATGCACGTACTATTTTGGATTGAGGATCTTGAATTCTTAATCCTACGATCATACAAGATATATCTAAATTTCTACTATTTATATGTCAAGATCATATGATTGCGATTTTATTTGAAGACCACCAAGTGGACCTAGAGTCTATAAACATTGCTTATATGCATATCATGTGACGAAAtgaaacaaaaaatacacaACATGCAAGAGGAAAACTTTTCCTCCTTATTAGCGTTAGCAGCCATGATTACAAAGAAAAGGGACTTTCCATCAACCTTTAAAACCGAGACCATTCAGGTATTCAATCGTAATTGGTTTTTACATATCTATGTTACCATCTCATTTCTACGTACACTGGGCTAGCATCATGAGTTATGATTTGGTGTAGCAATTAGACGAGGTGAGGCAAAATTTAGAAAATAGGATCTAGGTTTTTCACGTATTATGTATCATTTTCAAAAATCATATAGAACAGTGATATGAAAGTTTTTTCCAGGAGAAAGTAATATGAAAGTTATTACTATCTACATAGTAAGAAACTTTTTTGTTCAACCTGTTGCCGAAACTAACTAAGTCCGataattcggtgtcaacacaacCTTTGTTAGTGAGAAAGAACAATGCCCCCATTCGGTGCAACTCCAATCATATGTAGCTAGTCACTAGTATCATTGTGGGTCACTATAAAATGGGGTTGTTTCAAAAATTCGGGGAGAGGTAAAACCGACGAAGCTAAAAAATTTGGAGTTCACCGGCTACTGCTTGTGCGTGCAGGACTGCACCAAACGCGCCCTTAGcttttattgaaaaaaatgtgcCCTTAGCCACACGCATCTGTACAATGAATATTATTGATGTGGTAAGTGTATAACAATAACTCATATGGACCTATGGTCCAAATACTGAAGTACTCAGGGTGCATACTAAGTGTAGCTCAACTAGTAGGTTCCTTGTGGTGGAATCTGCTCACCAGCGTTCGAGTTCTCGACTCGGCACtggtgctcgtatttttctggatttattccaggatttaaactgcgctattctttcagtggtaggcgacgtaCCCGTCGACAGCGAGACGCCAGTGGTAAGTTTGTCAATCTCGAGGGTTTGCCGGCTCAGTCTTTCGGAGATGCTTATAGGGGTAGAATTGGGTGCATGTGTTTGTAGAGACAAGGATGCGTGTGTATATGCGAGAAGTGAGTGTGTGCAATTGTACCGCGTGATtcgaaaaaaaactaaaataaaagagaaaaagaaaggaaaaggaaacaaaagatAATAATACTCTATTTGGGCTTCCATCCATCTGGCCCATCCAGCCCGTTTGCACGTTAACTTACCCTAACCCCTCCTCTGCTCCGGTGTCAAGCGCGTAgcatccgccgccggcgaccatcTCGCACGGAGCCACGTTTGCTTCCCCCATCCGCCACGATGTCGTCGGAGCCTccacccaccgccgcctccgcctccgccgcggatGAACTCGCGACCGACctctccgccgccaccctcagCAAGAAGCAGCTGAAGAAGGACGCGAGGAAGGCGGAGAAGGCCGAGAAGGCGGCgcagcgccagcagcagcagcagcagccggccgaCGCCGAGGACCCCTTCGCGGCCAACTACGGCGATGTCCCCGTCGAGGAGATCCAGTCCAAGGCCATCTCCGGCCGCTCGTGGACCAAGATCGgcgacctcgacgccgccgccgcgggccgctCCGTGCTTATCCGCGGGGCTACGCAGGCTATCCGCCCGGTCAGCAAGAAGATGGCCTTCGTCGTGCTGCGCCAGAGCATGAGCACCGTGCAGTGCGTGCTTGTCGCCAGCGCCGACGCCGGCGTCAGCACGCAGATGGTGCGCTTCGCCACCGCTCTCAGCAAGGAGTCCATCGTCGACGTTGAGGGTGTCGTTTCCCTCCCCAAGGAGCCCCTCAAGGCCACAACACAGCAGGTTCGTTTCACTCGTATCCTGCTCCGTGATTCACTCATGCAATTCCTGCCATCACAAAGCAGCAAAACCGGCACCAACTGATCTGATGCATGTCAGTATGTTCTTATTATTGCTGCATTGTGACTCTAGGAAGATGAATTAACATGGTATGTCTGTGTTGTTAGTATATACATGCTGAATCTGCTGTCAAGATTAACTAGGTTTATTGATGTCGCCTAATTCACACTTCAGACTATTCTGCTAGCTTGGTTTGTTTCAATCCCTTGACCAACTGTTCAACTAATGAATGCATTGTCTTTGTGTTCGCTTTGGATGTGATTTGCAGGTTGAGATTCAAGTAAGGAAGATATATTGCATCAATAGGGCTATCCCGACCCTTCCAATTAACCTTGAAGATGCGGCTCGGAGTGAGGCGGAGTTTGAGAAGGCTGAACAGGTACGACTCATGCATATTATGCAGATTATCTGAATTCTGTTTTGAGGAAGTGCACGATTTTGTGCTCTGTTTTTGGTACGACTCTATGATTTTGTGATGGTTCCTGTGATTGAAGGCTGGAGAGAAGCTTGTTCGTGTTGGTCAAGATACCCGCTTGAACTACAGAGCTATTGATCTTCGGACACCCGCAAATCAAGCAATATTCCGGATCCAGTGCCAAGTCGAAAACGTGAGTATTTGATATTATATGTATTATTGTTAATTTGCTACTATACTATTCATTTATGTATTGTGCCGCATCAGATAGCATACTATATGATTTGTGATTTAGCTAGTAAGCTAGCATTGTACTTCTTCTATTGACTAAAGTGAATCTGCTAGACCTTCATGCTTTCATGTTAGAATTATAATCTTTGATAAAAAGGTTATTGTGTTTTGGGCGCCAGACTTGAATTGTGCAGAAGCTGTTGCTGTTGTTTAGAGGTTGTGACCCTATCATAGTACAAACAAGTGGAATGTGACTCTGTCTGATTGCACTACTCATGAAACTAATTTTACAATTCAGCAtgaaccatttttttttcaagaccATTTGTTGTTTCCATTCATATCTCCATCTTATGTCAGTGGTTTGTCAAGGTTCCAATCATGGTTTTTGATTATCTATTTTTAACATGCAATATTCTTCCTATTGATTTGTGCATGCTTTTCTTTGCTCAATATATGCAGAAATTCAGAGAATTTTTGTTGTCGAAAGACTTTGTTGGGATCCACACCCCAAAACTGATTTCTGGATCTAGTGAAGGAGGTGCAGCTGTATTCAAGCTTCTGTACAATGGCCAGCCTGCTTGTTTGGCACAATCTCCTCAGTTGTACAAGCAAATGGCTATCTGTGGTGGGTATGAACGTGTATTTGAGGTTGGTCCTGTGTTTAGAGCAGAAAATTCAAACACACACAGACATCTCTGTGAGTTTGTTGGTCTTGATGCTGAAATGGAGATTAAGGAGCACTATTTTGAGGTGAGATTGGAATGAGAGTGCTTTATTTAATTGACTGAAGCCGTGATGATTAAGTACGTCTTTTTATACACAGGTTTGTGATATTATAGATGGCTTATTCGTGTCAATATTTAAGCACTTGACTGAAAACTGCAAGAAGGAACTTGAGACAATAAATAGGCAGTATCCATTTGAACCTCTGCAGGTAAAACATTCTTACTTGTTTTATGGTTTGACTATGCAGTTATCTGGGCTGCGTAGCTCAATTGATTGACCGAAATTGTGCCAATTATGTTATGCAGTATCTAGAGAAAACCTTGAAGCTCACTTATGAGGAAGGAATTCAAATGTTGAAGGTACAAACAGGCAGCTATCTCTTGCTTTGTGTATCATACAGATGGTCATGAACTAAATTTAGTTGCTAGTTCATCTGATCCCAAATTTGAGTCCATATAGCACCCTCACATTTCTGCCCAATGCAAGTCCATCAACAAATCCAATGCACCTTTTTATCTAAGCAACTAGTTAAATACCTTATCTGTTGGGTAAACAAATTCATACATTGGATTAGCCCATCATTTCTGTTTTGCCCGTATTTAAATTCATGTAATCAACGAAGGAAACAAGCTAACTATCTTATATATTGAATAGTT encodes the following:
- the LOC117858104 gene encoding aspartate--tRNA ligase 2, cytoplasmic, with amino-acid sequence MSSEPPPTAASASAADELATDLSAATLSKKQLKKDARKAEKAEKAAQRQQQQQQPADAEDPFAANYGDVPVEEIQSKAISGRSWTKIGDLDAAAAGRSVLIRGATQAIRPVSKKMAFVVLRQSMSTVQCVLVASADAGVSTQMVRFATALSKESIVDVEGVVSLPKEPLKATTQQVEIQVRKIYCINRAIPTLPINLEDAARSEAEFEKAEQAGEKLVRVGQDTRLNYRAIDLRTPANQAIFRIQCQVENKFREFLLSKDFVGIHTPKLISGSSEGGAAVFKLLYNGQPACLAQSPQLYKQMAICGGYERVFEVGPVFRAENSNTHRHLCEFVGLDAEMEIKEHYFEVCDIIDGLFVSIFKHLTENCKKELETINRQYPFEPLQYLEKTLKLTYEEGIQMLKEAGTEIEPMGDLNTEAEKKLGRLVKEKYGTDFFILYRYPLAVRPFYTMPCYDNPAYTNSFDVFIRGEEIISGAQRIHTPELLAKRATECGIDVSTISAYIESFSYGAPPHGGFGVGLERVVMLFCALNNIRKTSMFPRDPQRLVP